In a genomic window of Syntrophus gentianae:
- a CDS encoding ATP-binding protein produces the protein MPTKAGIEKIDKLRFRDFLRDFYKLDYPDSPAERLRLLQNMNLATEGGMLNLAGVLLFAERPEWIKPQFVVKAIRYPGNEIHVSDYVDTEDFSGPLRKVFDDSLAFVMRNLHKVQAGRGVNAPGLPEIPEAVFEELLVNALIHRDYLVSATIRLFIFDNRIEIISPGHLPNNLTVEKIRTGMSNIRNPILVSFVAKGLLPYHGLGSGIKRALGKWPDIDFTDDREGCLFTATVHRKAVGGAGELPGLTETPGKTPGKTPGKTPGKTPERILMYLTEHPSLSIPELAEKMEKSESAMERAVRKLRQTGRLKRVGPAKGGHWEVIEKSEG, from the coding sequence TTGCCCACCAAGGCGGGAATAGAGAAAATCGATAAGCTGCGCTTCCGCGACTTTCTGCGCGATTTCTACAAGCTGGACTATCCGGACTCGCCTGCCGAACGGCTGCGGCTCTTGCAGAACATGAATCTCGCCACCGAGGGAGGCATGCTGAATCTGGCCGGCGTCCTCCTTTTTGCCGAACGTCCGGAATGGATCAAGCCCCAGTTTGTCGTCAAGGCGATCCGCTATCCGGGAAACGAGATCCACGTCAGCGACTATGTCGATACGGAGGATTTTTCCGGCCCCCTGCGCAAGGTGTTCGATGATTCCCTGGCGTTTGTCATGCGCAACCTGCACAAGGTACAGGCCGGTCGCGGCGTCAATGCCCCGGGACTGCCGGAGATCCCGGAGGCGGTTTTCGAGGAGCTGCTGGTCAACGCCCTGATCCACCGGGACTACCTGGTCAGCGCCACCATTCGCCTTTTCATCTTCGACAACCGCATCGAGATCATCAGTCCCGGTCACCTGCCCAACAACCTGACGGTGGAGAAGATCCGGACAGGGATGTCCAATATCCGCAACCCGATCCTGGTTTCGTTCGTGGCCAAGGGGCTTTTGCCCTATCACGGCCTCGGCTCGGGGATCAAACGGGCGCTGGGGAAATGGCCGGATATCGACTTTACAGACGATCGGGAAGGCTGCCTGTTCACCGCCACGGTTCACCGGAAAGCGGTGGGTGGGGCAGGAGAACTTCCTGGTTTAACAGAAACGCCGGGGAAAACGCCGGGGAAAACGCCGGGGAAAACGCCGGGGAAAACGCCAGAACGGATTCTCATGTATCTAACAGAGCATCCATCCTTATCCATTCCGGAACTCGCTGAAAAAATGGAGAAGTCGGAAAGTGCCATGGAACGAGCCGTTCGGAAACTTCGTCAGACCGGTCGTTTAAAACGTGTCGGGCCGGCCAAGGGCGGACATTGGGAAGTTATTGAAAAGAGTGAAGGATAA